A genomic region of Leptospira mtsangambouensis contains the following coding sequences:
- a CDS encoding Na+/H+ antiporter NhaC family protein, with amino-acid sequence MFFSLSPLLYLILSILFFRFIWIVPYPHPLALLVSGFIAFLQRRYRKSVFLKSSFRKNFFSVLPAMEILFFVGMLIASWAYSGVLLTMIQAGILFLQPDYFLPSLAVVSAIAAMVSGSSWTTAGTLGVALMGVAEVISFPETMAAGAIVSGCYFGDKLSPLSDTTNLASSLTHVPIWKHIQHMLKTTCISFGVAILGFYILNLYVLNSHQNTDLSLRPGIIFSLPSSSISWSRLIPVVLVFGSSFFKLHIRISLILGIVSALGFSINELGFEWQTWKTLVFGFESHTGNEVLDRFLSGGGVVAILPTEILILSAVWFGAVVEGYGYLNEILIQIKIWAKDKWDILLSTMGTSFLLNLVTADQYLSLVIPARAFRSLAEENSIPEKDISRSLEDSGTITSPLIPWNSCGAFMSTSLGVSVMSFFPFAFFNLFHVIFSVSLLLIAKNKFKSS; translated from the coding sequence CTTTCGATTCTTTTTTTTCGATTTATATGGATTGTTCCATACCCTCATCCTTTAGCTCTATTGGTTTCTGGTTTTATTGCTTTTTTGCAACGAAGGTATCGGAAGTCCGTATTTTTAAAATCATCATTTCGTAAAAACTTTTTCTCTGTACTACCTGCCATGGAGATTCTTTTTTTTGTTGGGATGCTCATTGCTTCTTGGGCATATTCGGGAGTACTTTTAACAATGATTCAGGCAGGGATTTTGTTTTTGCAGCCTGATTATTTTTTACCATCTTTGGCAGTTGTTTCCGCCATTGCCGCGATGGTTTCTGGCTCTTCTTGGACCACCGCTGGTACGTTAGGTGTTGCGCTTATGGGAGTTGCAGAAGTCATTTCCTTTCCAGAAACAATGGCCGCTGGTGCTATTGTTTCTGGTTGTTATTTCGGAGATAAATTGTCCCCCCTTTCCGATACAACCAATTTAGCATCTAGTTTGACTCATGTTCCTATCTGGAAACATATCCAACATATGCTAAAGACAACATGTATCAGTTTTGGGGTTGCAATTTTAGGTTTTTATATTTTAAACCTTTATGTTTTGAACTCTCATCAGAATACGGACTTATCTTTAAGACCTGGTATTATTTTTTCCCTTCCTTCCTCCAGTATTTCATGGAGCAGGTTAATCCCTGTGGTTCTTGTTTTTGGATCTTCATTTTTTAAATTGCATATTCGAATATCATTAATACTCGGAATTGTATCGGCACTTGGATTTAGTATCAATGAACTGGGTTTCGAATGGCAGACTTGGAAAACATTGGTGTTTGGATTTGAATCACATACTGGAAACGAAGTTTTGGATCGTTTTTTAAGTGGAGGGGGAGTGGTCGCGATTCTTCCTACAGAAATATTGATTCTTTCTGCTGTTTGGTTTGGTGCTGTTGTGGAAGGATATGGTTATTTAAATGAAATATTAATCCAAATCAAAATTTGGGCCAAAGACAAATGGGACATACTTCTTTCGACTATGGGAACATCGTTCCTTTTGAATTTGGTAACAGCAGATCAATACTTATCTCTTGTCATCCCTGCTCGTGCCTTTCGAAGTTTAGCTGAAGAAAATTCCATTCCAGAAAAAGACATCTCACGTTCATTAGAAGATTCTGGAACCATCACATCGCCACTCATTCCTTGGAACAGTTGCGGTGCCTTTATGTCTACTTCTCTTGGTGTTTCTGTGATGTCGTTTTTCCCTTTTGCTTTTTTTAATTTATTCCATGTGATCTTTTCAGTCTCACTTCTGTTAATCGCAAAAAATAAATTTAAAAGTTCGTAG
- a CDS encoding RNA polymerase subunit sigma-70, giving the protein MLPRILDEKILPLIEEARAKHDLNIVKEQLPIWMVDRLAKKRKITEDESCEMVVTILEVFSKMWTLSLNYHITNVLGFFVTYAFNQYRNRFRRTEISESGELYLQLWNYDLPANEENPIDFLDIENPLKAELEKLPAITALVLSLQFDLPMKQNLKQLLLWKLRETNHDIDTFYRNLDEKRFRQRQILSRLSGMITRYTRKLYEATDQNRRKWYLKQKKLWILRRTKTIDRSFHSEREIAKLLGISRKAVRNHLSQGKHQLRRAGKDLLYYA; this is encoded by the coding sequence ATGTTACCAAGAATACTAGATGAAAAGATTTTACCTTTGATCGAAGAAGCAAGAGCCAAACATGATCTCAATATTGTAAAAGAACAATTGCCTATCTGGATGGTAGACCGACTTGCCAAAAAAAGGAAAATTACGGAAGACGAAAGTTGTGAGATGGTTGTGACGATTTTGGAAGTATTTTCCAAAATGTGGACTTTAAGTCTAAACTACCATATAACGAATGTTCTTGGCTTTTTTGTTACTTATGCCTTCAATCAGTATCGGAACAGATTCCGCAGGACCGAAATTTCTGAGTCAGGGGAATTGTATTTACAATTATGGAACTATGATCTCCCGGCAAATGAGGAGAATCCCATCGACTTTTTGGACATTGAAAACCCTTTAAAAGCGGAATTGGAAAAGTTGCCGGCAATAACGGCTCTTGTTTTGTCCTTACAGTTTGATTTGCCAATGAAACAGAATCTAAAACAACTCCTGCTTTGGAAGTTACGTGAAACGAATCATGACATTGATACTTTTTATCGGAATCTAGATGAGAAACGGTTTCGACAACGCCAAATTTTATCCCGACTTTCTGGGATGATTACGAGGTACACTCGCAAACTCTATGAAGCAACGGATCAGAACCGACGAAAATGGTATCTGAAACAAAAGAAACTCTGGATTTTACGAAGAACAAAAACCATCGATCGTAGTTTTCATTCGGAAAGAGAGATTGCGAAGCTCTTAGGAATTTCCAGGAAGGCAGTTCGCAACCATTTGTCACAGGGAAAACATCAACTCCGAAGGGCTGGCAAAGATTTATTGTACTATGCATAA
- a CDS encoding STAS domain-containing protein, translating to MKIKVTSKNDVHIIKIEGAIKAGNEFELSEKIEQYIKKGQVPKFIIDLKKVPFINSAGLGTFLNIYKHIDGLNGRLVFANLNSDIENLMEITKLSSVFEIYKTLEEAEDSFEY from the coding sequence ATGAAAATCAAAGTTACTAGTAAAAACGACGTGCACATCATTAAAATTGAAGGTGCCATCAAAGCCGGAAATGAGTTCGAGCTATCTGAAAAGATTGAACAGTACATCAAAAAAGGCCAAGTCCCTAAGTTTATTATAGATTTGAAAAAGGTTCCTTTCATCAACTCAGCTGGTTTAGGAACATTTCTAAATATTTATAAACATATCGACGGCCTGAATGGTAGACTTGTATTTGCGAACTTAAATTCCGATATCGAGAACCTAATGGAAATTACAAAACTTTCTAGTGTTTTCGAGATTTATAAAACTCTGGAAGAGGCTGAAGACTCCTTCGAATATTAA
- a CDS encoding LIC_11026 family protein, translated as MNPILKVSLGIAKTKTFRGLFVLFLLYKSVFNSFTADLIVPELISRFTLGRMEGNFRSFSLFFGIEIEDLRLYPGAPFENLPMVEAKRLSLRYNLPLLVFGKLRITEIGLTDGKIQIEESSGRWNFLSFLKQNKAETKEPVPEPKPPLTEIKTYLPLQASVYINLDAVEFQLKRDTGSLHFFSVRDLSLQTELETNRFTSIPLDLSVLNQIDHILLSLNASKPIPLDLDSTELRWKQTIPLSLRFEWDRTVSPEMFLFTTDIGKDDILLEVRKKPVQLGLRLLSDIHYDNQLDQVKLNQLDLRVLGQSWLSFSGSILDVSKEKPKVNITVEKSKMQLTVLQRSLDQLSGIIPEMKLSGDLSLEGTGIRGDWQNAEANLKLKANQLFLKIGKSKAHSIPSALIDIVSQLNFADTKPQTAEKPFPYINAIVMAPSHINYNGASLSFFGDYSEPKGLNFHLSVDKLQLGDYVSNLGGKLKMDAAILAESFVSLSIQTNAKIDGFRYQLDRSRSPSSLLGLSLNTALLFDRPFGLSEIKISDLKLDQKTITGNKALELDLRGNVQLGSQLSATLTPLGLNVYTSNLLLVLPLVLKEKVSPLQNLLGNHPKLKLNARYSGSGNSKQIKADLGAELPGLELKDLKLVTDLSLSGNDINEILIKTLKINAFGGIFNFGLSGNLKKTGKPKPPLGPYFGNLDLSFGLLSATKEYLAKGISFQGDLGLNLKIRDYDITGEFFSKVPVIAYNNQKCPGEQCQAYLLEEVIAKIPIQHNLARNVEDSLIVGDKSIFIKNYGRSQPANLTIGHVLGTHPSIPNLPFEYVKRQKEGPGLTASIEYKENYANIESLRSYSLDGLVLGKNMIFNLGNLDPKSMEFRGNFLIRDIDLKQLMAPKVRDKIDDGKLKADLNISVRDLSEPVANLDLFFSIFQIGRDFGKSALNVISPQNFIIDRITDSYTINKIDVSLSKGLVYADVYFNRSLLSLLVNLEDGKISQQRMPLANFLKRAQSEIQTYQE; from the coding sequence ATGAATCCAATCCTGAAGGTAAGTTTAGGAATCGCCAAAACCAAAACCTTTCGCGGACTTTTTGTCCTTTTTCTACTTTATAAGTCTGTATTCAATTCCTTCACTGCGGACCTAATAGTTCCCGAACTTATCTCTCGTTTTACATTGGGAAGGATGGAGGGGAACTTTCGCAGTTTTTCCCTGTTTTTTGGAATTGAGATCGAAGACTTGCGGCTCTATCCAGGAGCACCCTTTGAAAACCTTCCCATGGTGGAGGCCAAACGACTTAGCCTTCGTTACAACCTTCCACTTTTGGTCTTTGGAAAACTGAGGATCACAGAAATTGGACTCACGGATGGAAAAATCCAAATAGAAGAAAGTTCGGGACGATGGAATTTTCTTTCTTTCCTAAAACAAAACAAAGCAGAAACGAAAGAACCAGTTCCGGAACCAAAACCGCCACTCACAGAAATCAAAACCTATCTTCCGTTACAGGCTAGTGTTTACATTAATTTAGATGCAGTCGAATTCCAACTAAAAAGAGATACAGGTTCTCTCCATTTTTTTTCTGTCCGAGATCTTTCTTTACAAACGGAATTGGAAACCAATCGATTCACATCCATTCCATTAGATCTTTCCGTCCTCAATCAAATTGATCATATTCTCCTCTCTTTGAATGCTTCCAAACCAATTCCCTTAGATTTGGATTCAACAGAATTACGCTGGAAACAAACCATTCCTCTTTCTTTACGATTTGAATGGGATAGGACTGTTTCTCCTGAAATGTTTTTGTTCACCACAGACATTGGTAAAGATGATATCTTACTGGAAGTACGGAAAAAACCAGTTCAGTTAGGCTTACGTCTGTTATCTGATATCCACTATGATAATCAATTGGATCAAGTTAAATTGAATCAGTTGGACCTAAGAGTCCTTGGTCAATCTTGGCTTAGTTTTTCTGGTTCCATTTTGGACGTATCAAAGGAAAAACCGAAAGTAAACATCACAGTTGAAAAATCCAAAATGCAACTCACCGTTTTGCAAAGATCACTGGACCAATTATCTGGGATCATCCCTGAAATGAAATTGTCAGGGGATCTTTCCCTTGAAGGTACAGGCATTCGCGGAGATTGGCAAAATGCGGAAGCAAATTTAAAACTAAAAGCAAATCAGTTATTCTTAAAAATAGGAAAATCAAAAGCTCATTCTATTCCTTCTGCATTAATCGACATTGTTTCCCAGTTGAACTTCGCCGATACCAAACCTCAAACTGCTGAAAAACCTTTCCCTTATATAAACGCAATCGTTATGGCACCTTCTCATATCAATTATAACGGTGCCTCATTATCTTTCTTTGGCGATTATTCCGAACCAAAAGGTTTAAATTTTCATTTAAGTGTAGATAAGCTTCAGTTAGGTGATTATGTTTCTAATTTAGGTGGAAAATTAAAAATGGATGCTGCGATTCTAGCAGAATCGTTTGTTTCACTTTCCATTCAGACAAATGCAAAAATTGATGGTTTTCGTTACCAGTTGGATCGTTCACGTTCTCCTTCCTCTTTATTGGGCCTTAGTCTAAATACAGCTTTACTATTTGATCGACCCTTTGGTTTATCTGAAATCAAAATTTCTGACTTAAAACTCGATCAAAAAACCATTACAGGAAACAAAGCTTTAGAATTGGACTTAAGAGGAAATGTTCAACTGGGTTCCCAACTCTCGGCAACCTTGACGCCGTTAGGTTTGAATGTGTATACATCTAATCTTTTGCTTGTTCTTCCTTTGGTATTAAAAGAAAAAGTTTCTCCGCTCCAAAACCTACTAGGAAATCATCCAAAATTAAAACTGAATGCCCGTTATTCGGGATCAGGAAACTCGAAACAAATTAAAGCAGACTTAGGTGCGGAGTTACCAGGATTGGAATTGAAAGATTTGAAATTGGTAACTGATCTTTCTCTGTCTGGAAACGATATCAACGAAATTCTAATCAAAACTTTAAAAATAAATGCCTTTGGTGGTATTTTTAATTTTGGTCTAAGTGGTAATTTGAAAAAAACGGGGAAACCAAAACCGCCGTTAGGTCCTTATTTTGGAAACTTAGATTTATCCTTCGGTCTTCTGTCTGCTACCAAAGAATATTTAGCAAAAGGAATTAGTTTCCAAGGAGATTTGGGATTAAACTTAAAAATTCGTGATTATGATATCACTGGTGAATTTTTTTCTAAAGTCCCTGTGATTGCTTACAATAATCAAAAATGCCCTGGGGAACAATGCCAAGCATACCTTTTGGAAGAAGTAATCGCAAAAATTCCAATCCAACATAACCTAGCACGTAATGTTGAAGATAGTTTGATCGTTGGTGATAAGTCTATATTCATAAAAAACTATGGAAGAAGCCAACCTGCCAACCTAACAATAGGTCATGTTCTCGGAACTCATCCAAGTATACCAAATTTACCATTTGAATATGTGAAGCGCCAAAAAGAAGGTCCAGGTCTTACTGCTTCCATTGAGTATAAAGAAAATTATGCGAATATTGAATCCTTACGATCCTATTCTTTGGATGGATTGGTTCTTGGAAAAAATATGATTTTTAACTTAGGAAATCTGGATCCTAAATCAATGGAATTTCGTGGGAATTTTCTAATTAGAGACATTGACTTAAAACAATTGATGGCTCCCAAAGTACGAGATAAAATTGATGATGGGAAATTAAAAGCAGACCTTAACATATCTGTAAGAGATTTAAGTGAACCTGTCGCCAATCTGGATTTGTTTTTTTCCATTTTTCAAATCGGCCGTGATTTCGGTAAAAGTGCTTTAAATGTTATTTCTCCGCAAAATTTCATTATTGATCGTATAACGGATAGCTATACGATCAATAAAATAGATGTATCTTTGTCAAAAGGGTTGGTCTATGCGGATGTATATTTCAATCGATCTTTGTTATCTTTATTGGTGAACTTAGAAGATGGCAAAATTTCTCAACAGAGGATGCCTCTGGCAAATTTTTTGAAACGAGCACAAAGCGAAATCCAAACATACCAAGAGTGA
- a CDS encoding DUF1318 domain-containing protein: MKRLIILSLLLGCKSFLNLKVPPITITNAQTAAEKQMVGEDRELEKEGWMIASIQSSSNGRSNREKLATEDSDPDIKAHRIRLNYLMPELKKYKMHGMVGETPAGLVKLNPLASGLPSYAQYEIPAKKKRVEDVVLFLNESRKIIWEKEILTQKKKGKKEEELVQFKQTLFDEYYKSVSAGEYYETTNGRWEKFQ, encoded by the coding sequence ATGAAACGTCTTATTATTTTATCCCTTTTGTTGGGATGTAAATCCTTTTTAAATCTAAAGGTTCCACCAATCACCATCACCAATGCACAAACTGCAGCAGAAAAACAAATGGTGGGGGAAGATCGAGAATTAGAAAAAGAAGGTTGGATGATCGCCTCCATCCAATCTTCCTCAAACGGTAGATCAAATCGTGAAAAACTGGCTACCGAAGATTCTGATCCTGATATCAAAGCTCATCGCATTCGTTTAAATTATTTAATGCCAGAGTTAAAAAAGTACAAAATGCACGGTATGGTTGGAGAAACTCCGGCTGGTCTGGTTAAACTAAATCCTTTGGCGAGCGGGTTACCGAGTTATGCTCAGTATGAGATTCCAGCCAAAAAAAAACGAGTAGAAGACGTGGTTTTATTCTTAAATGAATCAAGAAAAATCATTTGGGAAAAAGAAATCCTTACACAAAAGAAAAAAGGAAAAAAAGAAGAGGAGTTGGTTCAATTCAAACAAACATTGTTTGATGAATATTATAAATCTGTTTCGGCAGGGGAATACTATGAAACAACAAATGGTAGATGGGAGAAATTCCAATGA